The following are from one region of the Cloacibacillus sp. genome:
- a CDS encoding helix-turn-helix transcriptional regulator, which translates to MSLGNRIKSLRKAQHLTQQKLADKVEVSRIYVQALESNRRLPSMKLLQKLAPALNVEVTDLLMDFSTPDKPGRVQLESMLDNGELEIWYRSKKLSEKELRRVYRVIEAALDDWDEKDAAGE; encoded by the coding sequence CTTCGTAAGGCGCAGCACCTAACACAGCAGAAGCTTGCTGACAAAGTGGAAGTGAGCCGTATTTATGTTCAGGCGCTTGAGAGCAACCGCCGTCTTCCTTCAATGAAACTTCTTCAGAAACTCGCGCCGGCGCTCAACGTTGAGGTCACGGACCTTCTGATGGACTTTTCCACTCCCGACAAGCCGGGGCGCGTGCAGCTGGAATCGATGCTTGACAATGGCGAGCTTGAGATCTGGTACCGCAGCAAGAAGCTATCGGAAAAGGAACTCCGCCGGGTATATCGCGTCATCGAAGCCGCTCTTGACGATTGGGACGAAAAGGATGCTGCCGGAGAATAA
- a CDS encoding ImmA/IrrE family metallo-endopeptidase produces MTIGTKRMLPENNADAEEFEEESFDDFPSPPPVIPEWARQEGNQWQRLGEFDILAKAEELTGLSLEIKYEPLPVGVWGIHLVRGERGRIFVNSQLPPFWQRFAIFHELYHLLNHTKGARFWQHTFVSMESFENRADSFAWAAAWPEWEENQYCDWN; encoded by the coding sequence TTGACGATTGGGACGAAAAGGATGCTGCCGGAGAATAACGCCGACGCCGAGGAATTCGAGGAAGAAAGTTTTGATGATTTTCCCTCCCCTCCGCCGGTGATTCCGGAATGGGCACGGCAGGAGGGGAATCAATGGCAGCGCCTCGGTGAGTTTGACATTCTGGCCAAGGCCGAAGAGCTGACGGGGCTTTCTCTTGAGATAAAATACGAGCCCCTCCCGGTAGGCGTATGGGGAATACATCTGGTGCGCGGCGAGCGCGGACGCATATTCGTCAATTCACAGCTGCCTCCGTTTTGGCAGCGCTTTGCAATATTTCATGAGCTTTATCATCTGCTGAACCATACTAAGGGCGCGCGTTTCTGGCAGCATACCTTTGTCTCAATGGAGAGTTTTGAAAACCGCGCCGACAGCTTCGCCTGGGCCGCCGCTTGGCCTGAGTGGGAGGAAAACCAGTATTGCGACTGGAACTAG
- a CDS encoding radical SAM protein encodes MADKLKKLPFFLPFAGCRGQCVYCNQRAITGVTEVPTPDYVRAVLEDVKEPREICYFGGSFCRFPEKTIKAYLDCVTEYAPAGSTVRFSTYPGDLRDDALRALIKKYPISRIELGVPTLDPAVLAACRREADPEKIFEDISLLMKDSLPVGVQMMIGLPGQRRESSLCDLMRLAELKGGERWELRLYPCLVIAGTELERLYLEGEYRPLSVEEAVLWGGEFIELAVDFGFVPIRIGLQETASLAAEAKAGPHHPALGELILAEAEARRLVKLAPKGPWQVPRRDISKFRGHGGFGIKRLAIHAGISENEAAKQIVYEG; translated from the coding sequence ATGGCGGATAAATTGAAGAAACTGCCCTTTTTTCTGCCCTTCGCCGGGTGCCGCGGGCAGTGCGTATACTGTAATCAGCGGGCGATAACCGGGGTGACTGAGGTGCCGACTCCCGATTATGTCCGCGCCGTTTTGGAAGATGTCAAAGAGCCGCGGGAGATATGCTATTTCGGCGGCTCTTTCTGCCGTTTCCCTGAAAAGACGATAAAGGCATACCTTGACTGCGTTACGGAATACGCTCCGGCGGGCAGTACCGTGCGCTTTTCCACCTATCCCGGGGACCTGCGCGACGACGCGCTGCGCGCGCTGATAAAAAAATATCCCATCTCGCGCATCGAGCTGGGCGTTCCTACGCTTGATCCCGCCGTTCTCGCCGCCTGCCGCCGGGAGGCTGATCCGGAAAAGATATTCGAGGATATCTCGCTCCTCATGAAGGATTCCCTGCCGGTCGGCGTGCAGATGATGATCGGGCTGCCGGGGCAGCGCAGGGAGAGCAGCCTGTGTGATCTTATGAGGCTTGCGGAGCTTAAAGGCGGTGAGCGCTGGGAGCTGCGCCTCTATCCCTGTCTTGTGATCGCGGGTACGGAGCTTGAACGGCTCTATCTGGAGGGTGAGTACCGCCCGCTTTCGGTGGAGGAGGCGGTGCTGTGGGGCGGGGAGTTCATTGAGCTCGCCGTGGATTTTGGCTTTGTGCCGATCAGGATCGGCCTGCAGGAGACGGCGTCGCTCGCCGCTGAGGCTAAGGCAGGGCCGCACCATCCGGCGCTTGGAGAACTGATACTTGCGGAGGCCGAAGCTCGGAGGCTTGTGAAGCTTGCTCCCAAAGGCCCCTGGCAGGTTCCGCGCCGCGATATCTCAAAATTTCGCGGTCATGGAGGTTTTGGTATAAAACGCCTTGCAATACACGCCGGAATATCGGAAAATGAGGCCGCGAAACAGATAGTATATGAGGGGTAA
- a CDS encoding NADH:flavin oxidoreductase, translating into MRETDERAQIIKLFKPFENKTFPVRNRFVRAATWLGACDGAMGRATPAAISRQAETAAGGAGTVISEFAYVSLEGQAAPKQWGIDVEEAVGDVRRLSAAVHDAGSKLVVQICHAGGARMSASSKGLPTYSPSGGEYPGSDIIAQAMTEEDIKKVCRDFAAAAERAKEGGADGVEIHGAHGFLLTQFLSPLINRREDRYGGSFENRLRLVREVYAAVRGAVGDDFSVWLKISATEGVVGGYGPDEGTEAALTLLRDGVNVVEVSSGTGYASSEHIPSVVGVSAGESEAPFAPYAAKIRASAPENSLVLLTGGLRSLPVMAALLEDGVADLFGLSRPFNAEPDLINRWAEDDARPSACISCNACFKTAAYGVIDCPIMRDRQEGNWDPL; encoded by the coding sequence ATGAGGGAGACAGATGAGAGGGCGCAGATAATAAAATTATTTAAGCCCTTTGAGAATAAAACATTTCCGGTAAGAAACCGTTTCGTCAGGGCGGCTACCTGGCTTGGCGCCTGTGACGGCGCGATGGGGCGCGCCACGCCAGCCGCGATATCGCGCCAGGCGGAGACGGCGGCCGGAGGCGCGGGTACGGTGATATCGGAGTTTGCTTACGTCAGCCTCGAGGGGCAGGCTGCGCCGAAGCAGTGGGGGATCGACGTGGAGGAGGCCGTCGGCGATGTCCGTCGGCTGTCTGCCGCCGTACATGACGCCGGTTCAAAGCTTGTCGTGCAGATCTGCCACGCCGGCGGAGCGCGCATGTCGGCCTCCTCGAAGGGGCTGCCCACCTATTCTCCGAGCGGCGGCGAATACCCTGGCAGCGATATCATCGCCCAGGCGATGACGGAAGAGGATATAAAAAAGGTCTGCCGCGATTTCGCGGCGGCGGCCGAAAGGGCGAAAGAGGGCGGAGCCGACGGCGTGGAGATACACGGGGCCCACGGTTTTCTGTTGACGCAGTTTCTCTCGCCGCTAATCAACCGTCGTGAAGACCGTTACGGCGGAAGTTTTGAGAACCGCCTGCGGCTCGTGCGCGAAGTATATGCCGCGGTACGCGGAGCCGTTGGCGACGATTTTTCCGTATGGCTCAAGATAAGCGCAACGGAGGGCGTTGTGGGCGGATACGGCCCCGATGAGGGGACCGAGGCCGCACTCACGCTGCTGCGTGACGGAGTGAATGTAGTGGAGGTCTCTTCGGGGACCGGCTATGCCTCTTCGGAGCATATTCCGAGCGTCGTCGGCGTCTCAGCCGGCGAATCGGAGGCGCCATTCGCCCCCTATGCGGCGAAGATAAGAGCGTCCGCGCCGGAAAACTCTCTGGTGCTGCTCACAGGTGGGCTGCGTTCGCTGCCCGTGATGGCCGCGCTGCTGGAGGATGGCGTCGCCGATCTATTTGGGCTGAGCCGCCCGTTCAACGCGGAGCCGGATCTTATAAACCGCTGGGCGGAGGATGACGCGAGGCCCTCCGCCTGTATCTCCTGTAACGCCTGCTTCAAGACAGCCGCCTATGGTGTGATAGATTGTCCGATAATGAGGGACCGGCAGGAGGGAAACTGGGACCCCCTATAG
- a CDS encoding MurR/RpiR family transcriptional regulator, producing the protein MDSTQLQNLLMEKAHTMPNKARRVAEYLLANMREASFRSIGDIADELKVSKAQLVRVAQMLGFSGYAELKACLQKTILEQINPAALLARAVNSSDSFPDSVFKAEHANLDDTMAQLSPEETDRFNEIVKGANNIYCIGWGISSLVMELMQIRLTIMGCRAFLCRRGGLSLWEQVRGVREGDVVIVCELPSYAVEVTESVEIAHRNGAKVITMTDSAAAPVCRFAELQLNVSANSPTFGSSIIGPIFLTHVLTSSLAVSLGAEAKKSFDEQTSFLHDERIFHPIFGLKY; encoded by the coding sequence ATGGACAGTACGCAGTTACAGAACCTTTTGATGGAAAAAGCACATACGATGCCAAACAAGGCGCGTCGTGTGGCGGAGTACCTGCTCGCCAACATGCGCGAGGCCTCCTTTCGTTCCATTGGCGATATAGCGGACGAACTTAAGGTTTCCAAGGCGCAGCTTGTGCGCGTCGCCCAGATGCTCGGTTTTTCGGGGTACGCGGAGCTCAAGGCCTGTCTCCAGAAGACGATCCTCGAGCAGATCAATCCCGCGGCGCTGTTGGCGCGGGCGGTAAATTCAAGCGACTCATTCCCCGACAGCGTCTTTAAGGCGGAACACGCGAACCTTGACGATACGATGGCGCAGCTTTCGCCGGAAGAGACTGACCGCTTCAACGAAATAGTCAAGGGCGCCAACAACATCTATTGTATCGGATGGGGCATCTCGTCGCTTGTCATGGAGCTGATGCAGATACGCCTCACGATAATGGGATGCCGCGCCTTCCTCTGCCGCCGCGGCGGCCTTTCTCTCTGGGAGCAGGTACGCGGAGTACGCGAGGGCGATGTCGTTATCGTCTGCGAACTTCCAAGCTATGCCGTGGAGGTTACGGAGTCGGTGGAGATCGCCCACCGGAACGGCGCGAAGGTCATTACCATGACGGACAGCGCCGCCGCCCCCGTCTGCCGTTTTGCCGAGCTTCAGCTCAACGTTTCGGCCAACAGCCCGACCTTCGGCAGCAGCATCATCGGCCCGATCTTCCTTACGCACGTGCTCACCTCGTCACTTGCGGTCTCACTTGGAGCCGAAGCGAAGAAATCCTTTGACGAGCAGACGAGTTTCCTGCATGACGAGAGGATATTCCATCCCATATTTGGCCTGAAATATTAG
- a CDS encoding ATP-binding protein, with protein MLDHFKDIVKVQEVLHEAQTGLWAIELDEGREPRMYADNVMLELLGLDHAPSPEECYQAWYSRIHKDYYPAVHRCVDRAVSNERAEVEYPWSHPLWGTIYVRCGGVRDWNYKGGICIRGYHQNITDMHKVEQEHAAIIQTLGENYDGIFLCNLRDGCFKIIKTPENYHDMTQSFSNYNELLKCYINAVATEEYWPSLMELTDPVLIKGEIDRNVKRVERLYRNKDGAWRRVSFLPSPRYSESHPWVIAAFDGQDVEVEKKLNEVTAQIAVSNIYTLVMSMDLIKMEYSCIHYSGSLLDLGQRGSYDTLCEQICAKMPEEDHDEFKAIFDLDNYRERSYLEGDFRLWDNDGILHYYSYFSTRIGQGAAERILLTVRGVDDKRESKRREKVLANLCQYYYSVYLFDLENDRGEAMWREDHADGSDIAPQDSLSAYYKKFVEEHVFHEDREKMLRAGSPKFLRHTLSAEQPVYDVDFRRICPDGHVGWVRSRFSVGEMEKGRVKSVIFANMDINEQKLKEMEEERQKKLYVESQNIIKGLSSFYHSVYYVDLQQETFQVFMQRSDIAKYLEESDNFRLLMKTYSSHLIYKDDQERFQHEFSAEEIRRRVSRGESIYATEYRRDYGGMYGWMRVHTIVAESRNGTPVKVILAAHNIEEEKKQKEQNQLALITAYEAAKTANEAKSSFLAQMSHDIRTPINAIVGMSAIAAAHLDSSERVTDCLSKINISSKHLLELVNEILDMSKIEKGKLELHEEHFQVSAFMSDITVIVQPSVSEKSLHISFDSSAVKHNDLIGDVGRIRQALLNIVTNAVKYTPANGGIKVRAEELPSRDSGRICLVFTVEDNGIGISKEFLSNIFLPFAREDNTEVRKVHGTGLGMPIAQGIVATMGGTIEAESRLGEGSKFTVTLFLRAAAQEAEERPACADDTKMVEWKSKTRLLLAEDNELNMEIATTILRESGLVVDCAENGKEAVDLFLKSSPGRYQAILMDVQMPIMDGYTATREIRGSGHPQAHDIPIIAVTANAFAEDVAKALRSGMNDHISKPINFENLKKLLQKYLA; from the coding sequence ATGCTGGATCATTTTAAAGATATTGTAAAGGTACAGGAGGTGCTCCACGAGGCCCAGACCGGCCTGTGGGCGATAGAGCTCGACGAGGGACGGGAGCCGCGGATGTATGCGGACAACGTCATGCTCGAACTCCTTGGCCTCGACCACGCCCCATCTCCCGAGGAATGCTATCAGGCATGGTATAGCCGCATCCACAAAGATTATTATCCCGCGGTACACCGCTGCGTGGACAGGGCCGTCTCAAATGAAAGAGCCGAGGTGGAATACCCTTGGAGCCATCCGCTCTGGGGAACGATATATGTGCGCTGCGGCGGCGTACGGGACTGGAATTATAAGGGCGGCATCTGCATCCGCGGTTACCACCAAAATATCACGGATATGCACAAAGTTGAACAGGAGCATGCCGCGATCATCCAGACGCTGGGGGAAAACTATGACGGCATCTTCCTCTGCAATCTGCGTGACGGCTGCTTCAAGATCATCAAGACGCCGGAAAACTATCATGATATGACCCAATCTTTTTCAAATTACAACGAATTGCTGAAATGTTATATAAACGCCGTCGCCACTGAGGAATATTGGCCCTCTCTCATGGAGCTGACCGATCCCGTCCTCATAAAGGGGGAGATCGACCGCAATGTTAAACGGGTGGAGCGCCTCTACCGCAACAAAGACGGAGCCTGGAGGCGCGTAAGCTTCCTCCCCTCGCCGCGTTATTCCGAGAGCCATCCCTGGGTCATCGCCGCCTTCGATGGACAGGATGTCGAGGTGGAGAAAAAGCTCAACGAGGTCACGGCCCAGATCGCGGTATCGAATATATACACACTGGTCATGAGTATGGATCTTATAAAGATGGAATACAGCTGCATCCACTACTCCGGCAGTCTGCTGGACCTTGGGCAGCGCGGCTCATACGACACCCTGTGCGAACAGATATGCGCTAAAATGCCGGAAGAGGACCATGACGAGTTCAAAGCGATTTTTGATCTGGATAACTACAGAGAGCGGAGCTACCTGGAGGGCGATTTCAGGCTTTGGGACAATGACGGTATCCTGCACTACTATTCCTATTTCTCCACCCGTATCGGACAGGGCGCGGCGGAACGAATACTGCTGACAGTACGCGGCGTCGACGACAAACGGGAGAGCAAGCGCCGCGAAAAGGTGTTGGCCAATCTCTGCCAATACTATTACTCCGTCTACCTCTTCGACCTCGAAAATGACAGGGGAGAGGCCATGTGGCGGGAAGATCATGCGGACGGCAGCGATATCGCTCCCCAAGACAGTCTGTCGGCATATTACAAGAAGTTCGTCGAAGAACATGTGTTCCACGAAGACCGTGAGAAGATGCTACGCGCCGGTTCGCCTAAGTTCCTGCGCCATACGCTCTCCGCGGAACAGCCCGTTTACGACGTGGACTTCCGCAGGATCTGTCCCGACGGACATGTCGGCTGGGTGCGGTCGCGCTTCAGCGTCGGAGAGATGGAAAAGGGGCGCGTAAAGAGCGTCATCTTCGCAAATATGGACATAAACGAGCAGAAACTTAAGGAGATGGAGGAGGAGCGGCAGAAAAAGCTCTATGTGGAATCTCAAAATATAATCAAAGGCCTCTCCTCCTTCTACCACTCCGTCTATTATGTCGATCTACAGCAGGAAACCTTCCAGGTATTCATGCAGCGCAGCGATATCGCGAAATATCTTGAGGAGAGCGATAACTTCAGACTGCTGATGAAGACCTACAGCAGCCATTTGATTTACAAAGACGATCAGGAGCGGTTCCAGCACGAATTCTCCGCGGAGGAGATCCGCCGTCGGGTGAGCCGCGGCGAATCGATCTACGCCACAGAGTACCGCCGCGATTACGGCGGCATGTACGGGTGGATGAGGGTCCACACGATCGTCGCGGAAAGCCGTAACGGCACGCCGGTGAAGGTCATTTTAGCCGCCCATAATATCGAGGAAGAAAAGAAGCAGAAAGAACAAAACCAGCTCGCGCTGATAACCGCCTATGAGGCCGCCAAGACGGCAAATGAGGCGAAGAGCAGCTTCCTCGCCCAAATGTCCCACGATATCAGGACGCCGATAAACGCCATCGTCGGGATGTCCGCCATCGCGGCGGCGCACTTAGACAGCTCCGAACGCGTCACCGACTGCCTGAGCAAGATCAACATATCCAGCAAGCACCTACTTGAACTGGTAAACGAGATATTGGATATGTCAAAGATCGAAAAGGGGAAACTGGAGCTGCATGAAGAACACTTCCAAGTCAGCGCATTTATGTCCGACATCACGGTCATCGTACAGCCAAGCGTTTCGGAAAAATCCCTGCATATCAGCTTTGACAGCAGCGCCGTAAAACACAACGATCTTATCGGCGACGTCGGAAGGATCAGGCAGGCCCTTCTCAACATCGTGACCAACGCCGTTAAGTACACCCCGGCCAACGGCGGCATCAAAGTCCGCGCCGAGGAATTGCCATCGCGCGACAGCGGCAGGATATGCCTGGTCTTCACAGTAGAAGATAACGGCATCGGTATCTCCAAAGAATTTCTCAGCAACATATTCCTTCCCTTTGCCAGGGAGGACAACACCGAAGTGCGCAAAGTGCACGGTACAGGACTCGGAATGCCGATCGCTCAAGGAATAGTCGCCACTATGGGCGGCACCATCGAGGCCGAAAGCCGGCTGGGAGAGGGAAGCAAATTCACCGTCACCCTGTTTCTGAGGGCGGCGGCCCAAGAGGCGGAAGAGAGACCGGCCTGCGCGGACGACACAAAAATGGTGGAATGGAAGAGCAAAACCAGGCTGCTGCTGGCAGAGGACAACGAGCTTAACATGGAGATCGCGACCACTATCCTGCGGGAATCGGGACTAGTGGTGGATTGTGCGGAAAACGGGAAAGAGGCCGTGGATCTCTTCCTGAAATCGTCGCCGGGGAGATATCAGGCGATCCTGATGGACGTACAGATGCCCATTATGGACGGCTACACGGCGACCCGTGAGATACGCGGCAGCGGACATCCGCAGGCGCACGATATCCCGATAATCGCCGTGACGGCCAACGCCTTCGCGGAAGACGTCGCGAAAGCGCTGAGGTCAGGAATGAACGACCATATCTCAAAACCGATAAATTTTGAGAATTTAAAGAAGCTGCTGCAAAAATATTTGGCATGA
- the folK gene encoding 2-amino-4-hydroxy-6-hydroxymethyldihydropteridine diphosphokinase — MSDHKVVLALGANLGNRLEALKKAIIKLESCGIRTEAKSRIWETKPWGVTEQPLFLNMCMTARTDLEPIELLCLLKKTEAELGRSAGTRWGPREIDIDIIFFDSLSLKVPKLEIPHPRMHERGFVLRPLTEIAPDMVHPILGKSVAELFEELPDSEKDGMVWISEV; from the coding sequence ATGTCTGATCATAAAGTGGTACTGGCATTGGGCGCCAATCTCGGCAACCGCCTTGAGGCGCTCAAAAAAGCGATCATAAAGCTGGAAAGCTGCGGAATACGGACGGAGGCAAAGAGCCGCATTTGGGAGACGAAACCCTGGGGTGTAACGGAGCAGCCGCTCTTTCTCAACATGTGCATGACGGCCCGTACGGATCTGGAACCAATCGAGCTGCTCTGTCTGCTGAAAAAGACTGAGGCTGAACTGGGCCGTTCCGCAGGTACGCGCTGGGGTCCGCGTGAGATCGACATAGATATTATCTTTTTCGATTCTCTGTCACTCAAGGTCCCCAAGCTGGAGATCCCCCATCCGCGCATGCATGAACGGGGATTTGTACTGAGGCCACTCACGGAGATCGCTCCCGACATGGTACATCCAATACTGGGAAAGAGCGTCGCCGAACTTTTTGAAGAGCTGCCCGATTCGGAGAAAGACGGGATGGTATGGATATCAGAGGTATGA
- the folP gene encoding dihydropteroate synthase — MSAHLIRFGDKRELSQATEKAGCDINSLPYFENRREMLQLYVTDIPAPAASIIKQEMLSRGGDAAVHAQVITCGVKKSDVILFGTAKQLGHLAEKLTRMPWWGLERLADEIRGLIAPSLPSARKLPCGTELPFGERMLLMGIINLTDDSFFAGSRSGAETAETVKRALRMAEEGADILDLGAESTRPGAGRVPEEQEISRMEAAVRAIRNELPRMPLSIDTTRSSVARAALAAGADIINDVSGLQFDEDIARAAAEYGAMLVVMHMRGTPGDMQLMCEYENLIAEVCSFLREKAKRAEELGVPKKNIIIDPGVGFAKDYNQNLLLMRHCESFKALGYPLLVGASRKGVVGAATQTKKAEERLCGTFALTSVCCWQGADIIRVHDVKENKEVIMMTEAVRGAKYV, encoded by the coding sequence ATGTCCGCCCACCTCATCCGCTTCGGAGACAAAAGGGAGCTGTCACAGGCCACCGAGAAGGCAGGCTGCGACATAAACTCCCTGCCCTACTTCGAAAATCGCCGCGAGATGCTCCAGCTCTACGTCACGGACATTCCCGCACCGGCGGCCAGCATCATCAAACAGGAGATGCTCTCACGCGGCGGCGACGCCGCCGTGCATGCGCAGGTCATTACCTGCGGCGTTAAAAAGAGCGACGTCATCCTCTTCGGCACGGCAAAACAGCTCGGCCATCTCGCAGAGAAGCTGACGCGGATGCCATGGTGGGGCCTCGAACGCCTCGCAGACGAAATACGCGGCCTGATCGCCCCGTCGCTGCCAAGCGCGAGAAAACTTCCCTGCGGCACTGAGCTTCCCTTTGGAGAAAGGATGCTGCTGATGGGGATCATTAACCTCACCGACGACTCCTTCTTCGCCGGCAGCAGAAGCGGCGCCGAGACCGCGGAGACCGTAAAAAGGGCGCTGCGCATGGCCGAAGAGGGGGCCGACATCCTAGACCTCGGAGCGGAATCCACACGGCCGGGTGCGGGACGGGTTCCCGAAGAACAGGAGATATCACGCATGGAGGCGGCGGTGAGGGCGATACGAAACGAACTTCCGCGGATGCCTCTTTCGATAGACACCACGCGCTCCTCCGTCGCGCGCGCCGCGCTTGCCGCGGGCGCGGACATAATCAACGATGTTTCCGGGCTTCAGTTCGACGAGGATATCGCGCGCGCCGCGGCCGAGTACGGGGCGATGCTCGTCGTTATGCACATGCGCGGCACCCCCGGGGACATGCAGTTGATGTGCGAATACGAAAATCTCATCGCCGAGGTCTGCTCTTTCCTCCGGGAAAAGGCAAAGAGGGCCGAAGAGTTGGGCGTGCCGAAAAAAAATATTATAATAGATCCGGGCGTCGGGTTCGCAAAGGACTACAACCAGAACTTGCTGCTGATGCGCCACTGCGAAAGCTTCAAAGCCCTTGGCTATCCGCTGCTGGTCGGAGCCTCGCGAAAGGGCGTCGTCGGCGCCGCCACGCAGACAAAAAAAGCGGAGGAGCGGCTCTGCGGCACGTTTGCTTTGACCTCCGTCTGCTGCTGGCAGGGTGCGGACATCATTCGCGTCCACGATGTGAAAGAGAATAAAGAGGTCATCATGATGACAGAGGCGGTACGGGGAGCAAAATATGTCTGA
- a CDS encoding histidine phosphatase family protein encodes MKKDKTFIYLIRHGECAGNKENRIRGCMDFPLNENGILQAHALAKAMKDKNIEYIYSSPLSRATTTAKILGETLGLPYEAREGFCNIHLGPWENRKKAELAVEEPDKWQTWLDQPEELKIDGGETLDEVRERALAELDRVICEHRGSNIALVAHRGVLKPLMAGAIGVMRPSYWRLHVDTASYSLLTHDSLHGYCLMGLNFTEHLAGLPIIQEFD; translated from the coding sequence TTGAAAAAAGACAAAACGTTTATCTATCTTATCAGACACGGCGAATGTGCCGGCAACAAAGAAAACCGCATCCGCGGATGTATGGATTTCCCCTTAAATGAAAACGGCATCCTCCAGGCCCACGCCCTCGCGAAGGCGATGAAAGACAAGAATATAGAGTATATCTACTCGAGTCCGCTCTCCCGCGCGACGACCACCGCAAAGATCCTCGGCGAGACGCTGGGGCTGCCATACGAGGCGCGCGAGGGCTTCTGCAACATACACCTCGGTCCCTGGGAAAACAGAAAGAAGGCCGAGCTCGCCGTTGAGGAACCCGATAAATGGCAGACATGGCTCGACCAACCGGAAGAGCTCAAGATCGACGGAGGAGAGACGCTTGACGAGGTGCGCGAGCGCGCCCTCGCCGAACTTGACCGCGTCATCTGCGAGCACCGCGGCAGCAATATCGCGCTCGTGGCTCACCGCGGCGTGCTAAAACCGCTAATGGCGGGGGCTATAGGCGTAATGCGCCCCAGCTACTGGCGGCTCCACGTCGATACGGCCTCATACAGCCTCCTCACCCACGACAGCCTCCACGGCTACTGCCTCATGGGACTCAATTTCACGGAACATCTCGCCGGACTGCCGATAATCCAGGAGTTCGACTAA
- the hrcA gene encoding heat-inducible transcriptional repressor HrcA has product MITERQLEVVLSVVYEYIKSGETVGSRTVSRRYLTGRSSATIRNEMSDLEDMGFLKQTHASSGRIPTTQGYRLYVDSVLQRVNNAGPSVKLLKKMMEHRQGLGRVLESASEMLSRVSDYVGIAAITPLDTVCFHHVSFVRMSEFRVLLLVVLQGGLVHQKFIDMPVDMPQEELDELAFKLNRFSGCAWSDIKSSLKAKLTEEISSYRDACSQALLEIDALLGVQKTKIFTGSVSQIMKLQDFQDLGRIQALCSFIEEESNMTALVNRCSMNEINVMIGDENVLPGMKNSALVAATGEAGGQKAVVGVIGPERMDYEKVISAIDGVLRKLDSESGERGD; this is encoded by the coding sequence GTGATCACTGAAAGACAGCTGGAAGTCGTGCTCTCCGTGGTGTATGAATATATTAAAAGCGGTGAAACTGTAGGCTCACGCACGGTATCCCGCCGTTATCTCACCGGACGCAGCTCTGCGACGATCAGAAATGAAATGTCCGATCTTGAGGACATGGGCTTTCTCAAACAGACTCATGCGTCGTCGGGCAGGATCCCCACAACTCAGGGATATAGACTATACGTCGATTCGGTACTTCAACGTGTAAATAACGCCGGCCCGTCTGTAAAATTACTAAAAAAGATGATGGAACACCGGCAGGGGCTGGGACGGGTGCTTGAATCGGCCTCCGAGATGCTGAGCCGCGTCTCCGACTATGTTGGGATCGCCGCCATCACGCCGCTTGACACGGTCTGCTTCCATCATGTGAGCTTCGTGCGGATGAGCGAATTCCGCGTTCTGCTGCTGGTGGTCCTTCAGGGCGGACTTGTTCACCAGAAGTTCATCGATATGCCGGTGGATATGCCGCAGGAGGAGCTGGATGAACTGGCCTTCAAGCTGAACCGCTTTTCAGGCTGTGCCTGGAGCGATATCAAGAGCTCGCTGAAGGCGAAGCTGACGGAGGAGATAAGCAGCTACCGTGACGCCTGCAGTCAGGCTCTACTTGAGATAGACGCGTTGCTTGGCGTCCAGAAGACGAAGATATTCACGGGGTCGGTCAGTCAGATCATGAAGCTGCAGGATTTTCAGGATCTGGGACGGATACAGGCGCTCTGCTCCTTTATTGAGGAGGAGAGCAACATGACCGCGTTGGTGAACCGCTGCTCGATGAACGAGATAAACGTAATGATCGGCGATGAAAATGTACTGCCGGGGATGAAAAATTCCGCGCTGGTCGCCGCCACGGGAGAGGCCGGAGGCCAGAAGGCCGTCGTCGGCGTTATCGGCCCTGAGAGAATGGATTATGAAAAGGTAATATCCGCGATAGACGGAGTGCTGCGCAAGCTGGACTCCGAATCAGGCGAAAGAGGAGACTGA